From Pseudoleptotrichia goodfellowii, a single genomic window includes:
- a CDS encoding type III toxin-antitoxin system ToxN/AbiQ family toxin: MKFNEKYTEELFFVMVNEKYSDYLRKYDKKIREKEKRPYIGIVLQIKEKQYFAPLSSPKEKYRLMKEQMDLIKLKNGKLGVINLNNMIPVISNNLYIEKIKLSDLRKSKIEKERRYYFSLKEQHEFCIQNKEKILKKAEKVYETFTKEKFELTKREKFISKRVIDFKLMEKLCEKYTEKL, encoded by the coding sequence ATGAAATTTAATGAAAAATATACAGAGGAACTATTTTTCGTTATGGTAAATGAAAAATATTCAGATTATTTAAGGAAATATGATAAAAAAATAAGAGAAAAAGAAAAAAGACCTTATATAGGAATAGTATTACAAATAAAAGAAAAACAATATTTTGCACCTTTATCATCTCCTAAAGAAAAATATAGATTAATGAAAGAACAGATGGATTTAATAAAATTAAAAAATGGGAAATTAGGAGTAATAAATTTAAATAATATGATACCTGTAATTTCAAATAATTTATATATAGAAAAAATAAAGTTAAGTGATTTGAGAAAAAGTAAAATAGAAAAAGAAAGAAGATATTATTTTTCATTAAAAGAACAACATGAATTCTGCATACAGAATAAGGAAAAAATTTTGAAAAAAGCAGAAAAAGTTTATGAAACTTTTACAAAAGAAAAATTTGAATTAACAAAAAGAGAAAAATTTATATCAAAAAGAGTGATAGATTTTAAATTAATGGAAAAATTATGTGAGAAATATACAGAAAAATTGTAA
- a CDS encoding helix-turn-helix transcriptional regulator, producing the protein MSDKRKDSTEKSIRILKILKRLSKGEIINIEKVSNEYNVHRKTVQRDIESLRAYFLEENSSEIKYSKTKKGYYLINNDQNNFTNEETLAISKIILESRAFNKTELEKLLKKLIKQATNEDRKIIEDIIKNEEFNYSPLQHGKNLLSIIWDLSQYIVNKELINIKYTTKDGVQKNYEAKSLSIMFSEYYFYLITYVNGKEEYPAILRIDRISEIKRKNQKFLLPYNERFEDGKSRKYVSFMHSGPVNIEVEKESDEEKLKNLAIKFIEEMSGEKLNERKVKIERQYVMSGEDEKGKSRKYIIDILLGIKNKENDGIVDKYIIIEDKTFTGVHGDQINKYREYLAKEKK; encoded by the coding sequence ATGTCTGATAAAAGAAAAGATTCAACGGAAAAGTCGATAAGAATACTTAAAATTCTGAAGAGACTGTCTAAAGGAGAAATAATAAATATTGAAAAAGTTTCAAATGAATACAATGTTCACAGAAAAACTGTGCAAAGAGATATTGAAAGTTTGAGAGCCTATTTTTTAGAGGAAAATTCTTCGGAAATCAAGTATTCAAAGACAAAAAAAGGATATTATCTGATAAATAATGATCAAAACAATTTTACAAATGAAGAAACATTGGCGATAAGTAAAATAATCCTCGAAAGTAGAGCGTTTAATAAGACTGAACTGGAGAAACTCCTAAAAAAGTTGATAAAGCAGGCTACAAATGAAGACAGGAAAATAATAGAAGATATAATAAAAAATGAAGAATTTAATTATAGCCCTTTACAACATGGTAAAAATCTTTTGTCGATAATTTGGGATTTATCTCAATATATTGTAAATAAAGAACTGATTAATATAAAATACACAACAAAAGACGGTGTACAGAAGAATTATGAAGCAAAATCTTTATCAATAATGTTTTCCGAATATTATTTTTATCTTATTACTTATGTTAATGGAAAAGAAGAATATCCTGCAATTTTAAGAATAGACAGAATTAGTGAAATAAAAAGAAAAAATCAAAAATTTTTACTTCCTTACAACGAAAGATTTGAAGACGGGAAATCCAGAAAATATGTATCTTTTATGCATTCAGGACCTGTAAATATAGAAGTTGAGAAGGAGAGCGATGAAGAAAAATTAAAAAATTTGGCTATAAAATTTATTGAAGAAATGTCGGGAGAAAAGTTAAATGAGAGAAAAGTTAAGATTGAACGTCAATATGTTATGAGTGGAGAAGATGAGAAAGGAAAAAGTAGAAAATATATTATAGATATTTTATTAGGAATTAAAAATAAAGAAAATGATGGAATAGTTGATAAGTACATTATTATTGAAGACAAAACTTTTACAGGAGTTCATGGAGATCAAATAAATAAATATAGAGAATACTTGGCAAAAGAAAAAAAATAA
- a CDS encoding CPBP family intramembrane glutamic endopeptidase, with product MDSLKITKRNVTIFTVFVLIYGWVGVFIDKITDQTHYENIGTLSNNGTLIGVGIFLASPLILVFILRTFCGDGWKDAGYKPNFRKNRKWYLFSCLIYPTVTIFMLILGYLTKTMVFNPISISVYLTMLIGQLFIQIIKNFFEESVWRGYLTSKLMKFSWSDWKLYIVSALICNFWHLPYYLVFLSKEEIEATIPVGRLCFVIVATICILCWNVMYVEIYRAANSIWPLVIMHAIKDAVINPLLLFNIIYVIPKWAFIFSLSVGIIPTVIYLCIGLYLREMRMKKN from the coding sequence ATGGACAGTTTAAAAATAACAAAAAGAAATGTAACTATATTTACTGTTTTCGTTTTAATTTACGGCTGGGTAGGAGTATTTATAGACAAAATCACAGATCAGACACATTATGAAAATATAGGAACTTTAAGCAACAACGGTACACTAATCGGTGTGGGTATTTTTTTAGCCTCTCCGCTTATACTTGTTTTTATCCTCAGAACTTTTTGCGGAGACGGTTGGAAAGATGCAGGTTATAAGCCGAATTTTCGGAAAAATCGAAAATGGTATTTATTTTCCTGTCTTATTTATCCTACAGTTACTATTTTTATGCTTATACTCGGCTATTTGACAAAAACAATGGTATTTAATCCCATAAGTATTTCTGTATATTTAACAATGTTAATCGGGCAACTATTTATACAAATTATAAAAAACTTTTTTGAAGAATCCGTTTGGCGAGGATATTTGACGAGTAAATTGATGAAATTTTCATGGAGTGATTGGAAATTGTATATTGTATCTGCTCTAATTTGTAACTTTTGGCATTTACCTTATTATCTCGTTTTTTTATCCAAAGAAGAAATTGAAGCCACTATCCCGGTAGGAAGACTTTGTTTTGTCATTGTAGCAACAATTTGTATTCTTTGCTGGAATGTAATGTATGTCGAAATATATCGTGCCGCAAATTCAATCTGGCCTTTAGTAATTATGCACGCAATAAAAGATGCCGTTATAAATCCCCTTTTGCTTTTTAATATCATTTATGTTATTCCTAAGTGGGCTTTTATTTTCTCACTATCTGTGGGAATCATTCCCACTGTAATTTATTTGTGTATAGGACTTTATCTTAGAGAAATGAGAATGAAAAAAAATTAA
- a CDS encoding helix-turn-helix domain-containing protein, translating into MTFAEKLKSFRKQAKMSQEKLSEKLGVSRQAVTKWETGLGIPEIENIRAISELFEISIDELLSDELEVKKEKDYLFESITEYDIDSIKHYDIKLIGAYKIILTGYSGEKIYVRFASNTLADIEKDLKLKIDDGKYNIDLDVNYFNQTTKALTKEDLVIFMKLPEKYIEGIELAAAANTVEFHSLSCEQIEFDGKAENVMLDNVNAKVKLNCNLDMNIVCKTLNGNLKINQLFATSKLSVVEGMSFFAKKRGIGNSLLYEKDGKYVESFGDEDSENIIELNGMKSELIISRSLK; encoded by the coding sequence ATGACTTTTGCAGAAAAATTAAAATCATTCAGAAAACAGGCGAAAATGTCTCAGGAAAAACTTTCGGAGAAATTGGGGGTATCAAGACAGGCAGTAACCAAATGGGAAACAGGATTGGGAATACCTGAAATTGAAAATATAAGAGCAATATCGGAACTTTTTGAAATTTCTATTGATGAGCTTTTATCTGATGAATTGGAAGTGAAAAAAGAAAAAGATTATCTTTTTGAAAGCATAACAGAATATGATATTGATTCGATAAAACATTATGACATAAAGCTTATAGGAGCATATAAAATCATTTTAACAGGATATAGCGGAGAAAAAATTTATGTTCGTTTTGCTTCAAATACACTGGCTGATATTGAAAAAGATTTAAAATTGAAAATAGATGACGGAAAATATAATATTGATTTGGATGTGAATTATTTTAATCAGACAACAAAAGCCTTAACAAAAGAGGATTTGGTTATTTTTATGAAATTGCCGGAAAAATACATTGAAGGGATTGAATTGGCTGCTGCAGCAAATACTGTAGAATTTCATTCATTAAGCTGTGAACAGATAGAATTTGACGGAAAAGCTGAAAATGTTATGTTGGATAATGTAAATGCGAAAGTAAAATTGAACTGTAATCTTGATATGAATATTGTATGCAAAACTTTAAACGGAAATCTCAAAATAAATCAGCTATTTGCAACATCGAAACTTTCAGTGGTAGAAGGAATGTCATTTTTTGCTAAAAAAAGAGGTATAGGAAACTCTTTATTATATGAAAAAGACGGGAAATATGTGGAGTCTTTCGGAGATGAAGATTCAGAAAATATTATAGAGCTTAACGGAATGAAAAGTGAACTTATTATTAGTAGAAGTTTGAAATAG
- a CDS encoding helix-turn-helix transcriptional regulator: protein MKFLILGILVIKEFTVYEIRNIIHENFQSMCSDSMGSIQIAIKKLLAENLIVFNEIREKNVTKKLYSITDTGRDEFIKWLKTPIDMSKTKNMEIGKLLFMGMVPVKNRLSLISEIIESQKEELRLLENIKKLRSNEEFNNIIEFHNNNEDYKQGLLKISEQSDIENLGHDINNYELLTLQYGIDNTKFNIKWFENVKKEIKKGNL from the coding sequence ATGAAATTTTTAATACTCGGTATTTTAGTAATAAAAGAATTTACAGTTTATGAAATAAGAAATATTATTCATGAAAATTTTCAGTCTATGTGCAGTGACAGTATGGGCAGTATACAAATTGCAATAAAAAAACTTTTGGCTGAAAACTTAATAGTTTTCAACGAGATTAGAGAAAAAAATGTAACAAAAAAACTCTATTCTATTACCGATACAGGTCGTGATGAATTTATAAAATGGCTGAAAACACCTATTGATATGAGTAAAACTAAGAATATGGAAATAGGAAAATTACTTTTTATGGGTATGGTTCCTGTAAAAAATCGTCTTTCTTTAATTTCCGAAATTATTGAGAGTCAGAAAGAAGAGCTGAGACTTCTGGAAAATATAAAAAAGCTCCGTTCCAATGAAGAATTTAACAATATAATTGAATTTCACAATAATAACGAAGATTATAAACAGGGTCTTTTAAAAATATCTGAACAGTCGGATATAGAAAATCTCGGTCATGATATTAACAATTACGAATTGCTTACACTCCAATATGGGATTGACAATACAAAGTTCAATATTAAATGGTTTGAAAATGTAAAGAAAGAAATTAAAAAAGGAAATCTTTAA
- a CDS encoding CPBP family intramembrane glutamic endopeptidase, with translation MDNLKVTKRNVTIFTVFVLICGWVGVFIDKITNQAHYENMGTLSNDGTLGMGIFISSPLILVFILRTFCGDGWKDTGYKPNFRKNRKWYLLSCLIYPTVTVFMLILGYLTKTMVFNPISISVYLTMLIGQLVIQIIKNFFEESLWRGYLTSKLMKFSWSDWKLYVVSALIWNFWHLPYYLVFLSKEEIEATIPGGRLCFVIVATICILCWNVMYVEIYRATNSIWPLVIMHATEDAVINPLLLFNIVYVIPKWAFAFSLSSGIIPTVIYLCIGLYLRGVRMKKES, from the coding sequence ATGGACAATTTAAAAGTAACCAAAAGAAATGTAACTATATTCACTGTTTTTGTTTTAATTTGCGGCTGGGTAGGAGTATTTATAGATAAAATTACAAATCAGGCACATTATGAAAATATGGGAACACTAAGTAACGACGGCACACTCGGCATGGGTATTTTTATATCTTCTCCGCTTATACTTGTCTTTATCCTCAGAACTTTCTGCGGAGACGGCTGGAAAGATACGGGCTATAAGCCGAATTTTCGTAAAAATAGAAAATGGTATTTACTTTCCTGTCTCATTTATCCTACGGTTACAGTTTTTATGCTTATACTCGGTTATTTGACAAAAACAATGGTATTTAATCCCATAAGTATTTCCGTATATTTAACAATGTTAATCGGGCAACTCGTTATACAGATTATAAAAAACTTTTTTGAAGAATCTCTTTGGCGGGGATATTTGACAAGTAAATTGATGAAGTTTTCATGGAGTGATTGGAAATTGTATGTTGTATCTGCTCTAATCTGGAATTTTTGGCATTTGCCTTACTACCTTGTTTTTTTGTCCAAAGAAGAAATTGAAGCGACTATTCCCGGCGGAAGACTTTGTTTTGTCATTGTCGCAACAATTTGTATTCTTTGCTGGAATGTAATGTATGTCGAAATATATCGTGCCACAAATTCAATCTGGCCTTTAGTAATTATGCACGCAACAGAAGATGCCGTTATAAATCCTCTTTTACTTTTTAACATTGTTTATGTTATTCCTAAATGGGCTTTTGCTTTTTCACTATCTTCAGGAATTATACCTACTGTAATTTATTTGTGTATTGGGCTTTATCTTAGAGGGGTGAGAATGAAAAAAGAATCTTAA